A stretch of the Verrucomicrobiia bacterium genome encodes the following:
- the gmd gene encoding GDP-mannose 4,6-dehydratase: MTRKALITGISGQDGSYLAELLLEKGYEVHGIVRRQSSTYRPRLDAVRARTDLPQDRLHLHYGDLTDGSGLVRLVHRIAPEEVYNLAAQSHVRVSFDTAEYTTDVTATGCLRLLEAIRDAGIRPRFYQASSSEMYGKVREVPQTERTPFHPRSPYACAKVFAYWATVNYRESYGLHASNGILFNHESPRRGETFVTRKITLAAARIRGGLQQRLSLGNLEARRDWGYAREYVEAMWRMLQQPSGDDYVIATQETHSIEECLEVAFGAVGLQWRDHVDVDPRFLRPAEVDLLIGDPTKARQVLGWEPKVRFRELIELMVEADLRLLRDQQAGRPILSY, translated from the coding sequence GTGACGCGAAAGGCACTCATCACCGGCATCAGCGGACAGGACGGCTCGTACCTGGCCGAACTGCTCCTGGAAAAGGGCTACGAGGTGCATGGCATCGTGCGCCGCCAGAGCAGCACGTACCGGCCCCGTCTGGACGCCGTGCGCGCCCGCACGGATTTGCCGCAGGACCGGCTGCACCTGCATTACGGCGATTTGACGGATGGAAGCGGCCTGGTCCGCCTCGTGCACCGGATCGCACCGGAGGAAGTGTACAACCTGGCCGCCCAGAGCCACGTGCGGGTGAGCTTCGACACCGCGGAATACACCACTGACGTCACCGCCACCGGATGCCTCCGCCTGCTGGAGGCCATCCGGGACGCCGGCATTCGCCCGCGCTTCTATCAGGCTTCTTCATCGGAGATGTATGGAAAGGTCCGTGAGGTGCCGCAGACGGAGCGCACCCCGTTTCATCCGCGCAGCCCGTACGCCTGCGCGAAGGTGTTCGCCTACTGGGCGACGGTGAACTACAGGGAGTCGTACGGGCTGCACGCGAGCAACGGCATCCTGTTCAACCACGAGTCGCCACGACGCGGCGAAACCTTCGTCACCCGGAAAATCACCCTGGCCGCCGCACGGATCCGGGGCGGACTTCAGCAGCGGCTGTCGTTGGGGAATCTTGAGGCCCGCCGCGACTGGGGGTATGCCCGGGAATACGTGGAGGCCATGTGGCGCATGCTCCAGCAGCCGTCCGGGGACGACTATGTCATCGCCACGCAGGAGACCCACAGCATTGAGGAATGCCTTGAAGTGGCTTTCGGGGCCGTGGGATTGCAGTGGCGGGACCATGTGGATGTGGACCCGCGCTTCCTCCGCCCTGCAGAGGTGGACCTGCTGATTGGTGATCCAACCAAGGCGCGGCAGGTGCTGGGCTGGGAGCCAAAGGTCCGCTTCCGGGAACTGATTGAACTCATGGTCGAGGCCGACCTCCGGCTGCTCCGGGACCAGCAGGCGGGCCGCCCGATCCTGTCCTATTGA
- the xseB gene encoding exodeoxyribonuclease VII small subunit — protein MNDSGRSNSSEWFICFTIPRQAQRAGVGSRGRRWAAFESGLGNPDADALTFRPVSKTAKSTPEPSGAPVPFEEALQKLEAIVEAMESGDLTLEQLLSRFEEGARLVRTCQTQLDAAEVRVQQLEKTLSGEWVARPVAVSGGDSDT, from the coding sequence ATGAACGATTCAGGCCGTTCAAATTCTTCTGAATGGTTTATTTGTTTCACGATCCCAAGGCAAGCGCAAAGAGCCGGGGTCGGATCGCGTGGGCGGCGGTGGGCGGCGTTTGAATCCGGGCTGGGCAATCCGGACGCGGATGCCCTAACGTTCCGGCCCGTGTCAAAGACCGCAAAATCCACTCCGGAGCCTTCCGGGGCTCCCGTTCCGTTCGAGGAGGCGCTCCAGAAACTGGAGGCCATCGTGGAAGCAATGGAATCGGGGGATCTGACCCTGGAGCAGCTGCTTTCGCGGTTTGAAGAGGGGGCGCGGCTGGTGCGGACCTGCCAGACGCAGCTGGACGCCGCCGAGGTGCGCGTTCAGCAGCTGGAGAAGACCTTGTCCGGCGAGTGGGTGGCCCGTCCTGTGGCGGTTTCCGGAGGGGACAGCGACACGTGA
- the dxs gene encoding 1-deoxy-D-xylulose-5-phosphate synthase — protein MSRYLDMVDHPSHVRKLTPEQLAELASEVRQELITKLARNGGHLGPNLGVVELTIALHRCFETPRDKFVWDVSHQVYVHKLLTGRKDRFHTMRTTDGLNGFALRTESEHDCYGAGHAGTALSAALGMCAARDQRGGMEHVVCIFGDAALTNGISFEALNNIAGTTRRFIGILNDNEWSIAKNVGAISTYLGKLTTNPRYNRLREEFGHWLRKLPQGQTVSMLGQKAEEALKGVVNSLALEHTGPALGSDGRGGHGSSLLFEEFGLRYLGPIDGHDLPLLISTLEFAKTCQEPVVIHVLTQKGRGFEAALKSPEKFHGLGPYDVVTGQTPAPKPGAAPMWQEVFGRAMVKICSQNKNVVGITAAMPSGTSLKLLEQALPGQYYDVGIAEEHAVIFAAGMATMGFRPVVAIYSTFLQRAYDCIHHDVCLQDLPVIFCMDRSSLSANDGPTHHGLFDIAYLRCLPRMIGMAPSNEDELQDMMFTATFQPHPVAIRYPRGNAEGVPVKEQPTVLEIGKAEVVRHFANLPGSRKVALFGLGPMLRLAREAADHLATRGVDVAVINPRFYKPLDAAVHEFYGQAAEVVATLEDHVAMGGYGSAVLECFAEAGVSTPVVRLAWPDEFIEHASSVDHLRTKYGLTVESLVQRIEARLDTASGPRASLVAGG, from the coding sequence ATGAGTCGCTATCTCGACATGGTGGATCACCCTTCGCACGTTCGGAAACTCACCCCGGAGCAGCTCGCCGAGCTGGCGTCGGAGGTTCGGCAGGAACTCATCACCAAGCTCGCAAGGAATGGAGGTCACCTCGGGCCCAACCTCGGGGTGGTCGAGCTGACCATCGCCCTGCACCGGTGCTTCGAAACCCCCCGGGACAAGTTTGTCTGGGATGTCAGCCACCAGGTGTACGTCCACAAGCTGCTGACGGGCCGGAAGGATCGGTTCCACACCATGCGGACGACCGACGGGTTGAACGGGTTCGCGCTCCGGACGGAAAGCGAGCACGACTGCTACGGTGCCGGCCATGCGGGAACAGCCCTCTCGGCCGCCCTTGGGATGTGTGCCGCCCGGGACCAGCGGGGTGGAATGGAGCATGTGGTGTGCATCTTTGGGGATGCGGCGCTGACCAACGGCATTTCGTTCGAGGCGTTGAACAACATTGCCGGCACGACCCGCCGGTTCATCGGCATCCTCAATGACAATGAATGGTCCATTGCGAAGAATGTCGGCGCCATTTCGACCTACCTCGGGAAGCTGACGACGAATCCCCGCTACAACCGGCTGCGGGAGGAGTTCGGTCACTGGCTGCGCAAGCTGCCCCAAGGGCAGACGGTCTCGATGCTGGGCCAGAAGGCCGAGGAGGCGTTGAAGGGTGTCGTGAACTCCCTGGCCCTGGAGCACACCGGCCCGGCGCTGGGTTCCGACGGCCGCGGCGGGCACGGTTCGTCGCTCCTGTTTGAGGAGTTCGGCCTTCGCTACCTGGGGCCGATTGACGGACACGACCTGCCGCTGCTCATCAGCACGCTGGAGTTCGCAAAAACCTGCCAGGAGCCCGTGGTGATCCATGTGCTTACCCAGAAGGGCCGGGGTTTCGAGGCGGCCCTGAAGTCCCCGGAGAAATTCCACGGGCTGGGACCGTACGATGTGGTGACCGGTCAGACGCCGGCGCCGAAGCCTGGCGCCGCCCCCATGTGGCAGGAGGTGTTCGGAAGGGCGATGGTGAAAATCTGCAGCCAGAACAAGAACGTCGTTGGCATCACCGCCGCCATGCCCAGCGGGACCAGCCTCAAGCTCCTGGAGCAGGCACTGCCCGGGCAGTACTACGACGTGGGTATCGCCGAGGAGCACGCCGTCATTTTCGCCGCCGGCATGGCCACCATGGGATTCCGGCCTGTCGTGGCGATCTACAGCACCTTCCTGCAGCGCGCCTATGACTGCATTCATCACGATGTGTGCCTGCAGGATCTCCCCGTGATCTTCTGCATGGATCGCTCAAGCCTCAGCGCCAATGACGGTCCCACCCATCACGGGCTCTTCGACATTGCGTACCTGCGGTGTCTGCCCCGCATGATCGGCATGGCGCCGTCCAACGAGGACGAACTTCAGGACATGATGTTCACCGCCACCTTCCAGCCGCATCCGGTGGCCATCCGGTATCCCCGGGGCAACGCCGAAGGCGTTCCGGTCAAGGAGCAGCCCACGGTCCTCGAGATTGGCAAGGCGGAGGTGGTCCGGCACTTCGCCAACCTTCCCGGATCACGCAAGGTGGCGCTGTTCGGTTTGGGACCCATGCTGCGCCTTGCCCGGGAGGCGGCCGACCACCTCGCGACCCGCGGCGTGGATGTGGCCGTGATCAATCCGCGTTTCTACAAGCCGCTGGACGCCGCGGTCCACGAGTTCTATGGGCAGGCTGCCGAGGTTGTCGCGACATTGGAGGACCATGTGGCGATGGGTGGGTACGGCAGCGCGGTTCTGGAGTGCTTCGCCGAGGCCGGAGTCTCCACACCGGTCGTCCGCCTGGCCTGGCCCGACGAGTTCATCGAGCACGCCAGTTCGGTGGACCATCTGCGCACGAAATACGGTCTGACCGTCGAATCCCTGGTGCAACGGATCGAGGCCCGCCTCGACACCGCTTCCGGCCCGCGCGCCAGCCTGGTCGCCGGGGGGTAG
- a CDS encoding RNA polymerase sigma factor RpoD/SigA — protein sequence MAPKVPRPPRLKALGVQRRRPVEVSSAAQVPVAVPRARVETASERPRAVWDENSSLRLYLRQAVETPLLTADDEVRLARRVQAGDAEAREHMIKANLRLVVKIAREYEDYGLPLLDLINEGNIGLMRAVERFDPTKGAKLSTYAAWWIKQSIKRALSNQVKAIRLPIHLVQQIAQLRRAETAFEARHGRPARDAELAVVLNVSEDDILHWRESATVGTTSLEAPLGSDPDAGRVADLIPDENALMPWTGVSEETNAELIRELVATLNGREQRILRQRFALDGGDPKTLEQIGVDFGLTRERIRQLEAAALRKLRDRLEFRERLAAG from the coding sequence ATGGCGCCCAAGGTGCCCCGGCCGCCGCGTCTGAAGGCCTTGGGCGTACAGCGGCGGCGTCCGGTGGAGGTCTCATCCGCCGCCCAGGTACCCGTGGCGGTTCCCCGTGCCCGGGTGGAGACCGCCTCCGAGCGGCCGCGGGCCGTTTGGGACGAGAATTCATCCCTTCGGCTGTATCTGCGGCAGGCCGTCGAAACGCCGCTCCTGACCGCTGACGATGAGGTGCGCCTGGCGCGGAGGGTCCAGGCCGGGGATGCCGAGGCTCGCGAGCACATGATCAAGGCCAATTTGCGCCTTGTGGTGAAGATTGCCCGGGAATACGAGGACTACGGGTTGCCGCTTCTGGACCTCATCAACGAGGGCAACATCGGGCTGATGCGTGCGGTTGAGCGCTTTGACCCCACGAAGGGGGCCAAGCTCTCCACCTACGCCGCGTGGTGGATCAAGCAGTCCATCAAGCGGGCGCTGTCCAACCAGGTTAAGGCCATCCGGCTGCCGATCCATCTGGTCCAGCAGATTGCCCAGCTGCGCCGGGCGGAGACCGCCTTTGAGGCACGCCACGGGCGTCCCGCGCGCGATGCCGAGCTGGCCGTGGTGCTGAACGTGTCCGAGGACGACATCCTGCACTGGCGCGAGAGCGCCACGGTGGGCACGACGTCCCTGGAGGCACCGCTGGGGAGTGACCCCGACGCCGGCCGGGTGGCGGACTTGATTCCCGATGAGAACGCCCTGATGCCGTGGACCGGGGTCAGCGAGGAGACCAATGCCGAATTGATTCGGGAACTGGTCGCCACGTTGAACGGGCGCGAACAGCGGATCCTGCGCCAGCGGTTCGCTCTCGACGGAGGGGACCCCAAGACGTTGGAGCAGATCGGGGTGGACTTCGGATTGACCCGGGAGCGGATCCGTCAGTTGGAGGCCGCCGCGTTGCGCAAGCTCCGGGACCGCCTGGAGTTTCGCGAGCGGCTGGCGGCGGGTTGA